One Osmerus eperlanus chromosome 13, fOsmEpe2.1, whole genome shotgun sequence genomic region harbors:
- the fgf2 gene encoding fibroblast growth factor 2: protein MATGEITTLPSTPDDGGSSGFPPGNFKDPKRLYCKNGGYFLRINSDGRVDGIREKNDPHIKLQLQAISVGEVVIKGVSANRYLAMNSSGRLFGARRPTDECHFIERLESNNYNTYRSRKYPEMYVALNRNGQFKSGSKTGPGQKAILFLPMSAKF, encoded by the exons atggCCACGGGCGAGATCACCACACTTCCTTCCACTCCTGATGACGGCGGTAGCAGTGGCTTTCCCCCAGGAAACTTTAAGGATCCCAAGAGGCTGTACTGTAAAAACGGAGGCTACTTCTTGAGGATTAACTCTGACGGGAGGGTGGATGGTATCCGGGAGAAGAACGACCCCCACA TCAAGCTTCAACTCCAGGCGATATCAGTGGGGGAGGTGGTGATCAAAGGAGTCTCTGCTAATCGCTACCTGGCCATGAACTCGTCCGGGAGACTGTTCGGAGCC AGACGTCCTACGGATGAGTGCCACTTCATCGAGAGGCTTGAGAGCAACAACTACAACACCTATCGCTCCAGGAAGTACCCCGAAATGTACGTGGCCTTGAACCGCAACGGACAGTTTAAGTCAGGATCCAAAACCGGACCTGGACAGAAAGcaatcctcttcctccccatgtCTGCCAAGTTCTGA
- the cetn4 gene encoding uncharacterized protein cetn4, which translates to MASGYRKPTATAHNKKKSGPKPDLTEEQKQEIREAFDLFDTDGSGTIDVKELKVAMRALGFEPKKEEIKKMISDIDKEGSGTIDFNDFLSMMTQKMSEKDSKEEILKAFRLFDDDGTGKISFKNLKRVAKELGENLTDEELQEMIDEADRDGDGEINEQEFLRIMKKTSLY; encoded by the exons ATG GCTTCCGGTTACCGAAAACCCACTGCTACAGCTCACAACAAGAAAAAGTCCGGTCCTAAGCCGGATTTGACGGAGGAACAAAAACAGGAGATCAGGGAAGCGTTCGATCTGTTTGATACGGATGGTTCAGGCACCATTGACGTGAAGGAACTTAAG GTTGCCATGCGTGCTCTTGGCTTTGAACCGAAGAAAGAGGAGATAAAGAAGATGATCTCAGACATCGACAAGGAGGGCTCAGGAACCATCGACTTTAACGACTTCCTCAGTATGATGACACAGAAAATG AGTGAAAAGGATTCCAAAGAGGAGATCCTGAAAGCCTTCCGGTTGTTTGATGATGACGGCACGGGGAAAATCTCCTTTAAAAACCTGAAGAGAGTTGCCAAGGAGCTGGGTGAAAACTTGACGGATGAAGAGCTGCAA gAAATGATAGATGAagcagacagagatggggatGGTGAAATTAATGAGCAGGAGTTTCTCAGAATAATGAAGAAGACCAGCCTGTACTGA
- the bbs12 gene encoding Bardet-Biedl syndrome 12 protein, translated as MSGSTIINQKRHIGLQKLTALSTLAHSFLGPNKRHKFIHDDESGDSVLVRSCFRLLQHLDLSCSVCQLVSETLRSHQKVYHTGTGCLLFLAGAWGRAALECLHRDVAVPHIVSAMSEGLEVCLDACGRSSVFVEDAVCSLAGLEAPDSVTLGPRGSKVTPSQTAALAPSSSLPEHPRTGMLLNRKQRKIKLTHSRHFCSDETENRIGALLTPSADPKDVDISHLAPGVSHGSEIMKLVVEASRMQSENTGSVGCRGVFDVNKLITCTLSGLSEDCTCVQLGCVVQLSDEQASLVHVLQRQRLNVALINGDLGENYHHLGFTKPANVRLVSHELAVTGRGKEDEWIDKVLTILLKLDVNLVLVHGVANEKMSQQCTEHSVLVIERMKPAILKDFAETTGAVAVSYATQLSRYCVGTGARVSAWRDFSQNGGKTSMAVNVAADHTRLVTAILTSHVPAKLQALDDQFWGCAYRLHHALEDGKLLPGAGELEVHCLHHLHKHMEVCRGQRQDKAADNPYSDTVLQLMADGLMDFTSTVMANSGQCSKMEAWTAISNRLQRLDGCVEAPQCDSAGVGLGSSHVLGDGPAGKIYDNYKVKMEAWRRALDLVLLVLLTDTEIITGMEPEPGEENITTL; from the coding sequence atgtcagGGAGTACAATCATAAACCAAAAACGTCACATTGGACTTCAAAAGCTCACAGCCCTTTCAACCCTCGCCCATTCATTTCTGGGCCCCAACAAGAGACACAAGTTCATTCACGACGACGAGAGCGGCGACTCTGTGTTGGTGCGTTCGTGTTTTCGCCTCCTGCAGCACTTAGACCTGAGCTGCTCCGTTTGCCAGCTGGTCAGCGAGACTCTCCGGTCCCACCAGAAGGTCTACCACACTGGGACAGGGTGCCTGCTGTTCCTCGCGGGCGCCTGGGGCAGGGCAGCGCTGGAATGCCTCCACAGAGACGTGGCCGTTCCACACATCGTCTCCGCCATGTCTGAGGGTCTGGAGGTGTGTCTGGACGCCTGTGGGAGAAGCAGTGTGTTCGTAGAGGATGCTGTGTGTTCCTTAGCTGGGCTGGAGGCACCAGACAGCGTCACGCTAGGCCCGCGAGGTTCAAAGGTCACCCCGTCGCAGACAGCTGCCctggctccctcctcctcactgccAGAACATCCCAGGACTGGGATGCTGCTGAACAGGAAACAAAGGAAAATAAAATTGACTCACAGCAGGCATTTCTGTTCAGATGAGACTGAGAACCGCATAGGAGCGCTGTTAACCCCCTCAGCAGATCCTAAAGATGTTGATATCAGTCATCTCGCTCCGGGTGTGAGTCACGGGAGTGAGATCATGAAGTTGGTGGTTGAGGCCAGCAGGATGCAGTCAGAGAACACAGGAAGTGTTGGTTGCCGTGGAGTGTTTGATGTAAACAAGCTGATAACGTGCACCCTATCTGGCTTGTCAGAAGACTGCACGTGTGTTCAGCTTGGCTGCGTTGTCCAGCTATCTGACGAGCAAGCTTCCCTGGTTCATGTTCTGCAAAGACAGAGGCTGAATGTTGCTCTGATTAATGGAGATCTTGGTGAAAACTACCATCATCTCGGCTTTACCAAGCCGGCAAACGTCAGACTTGTGTCTCACGAGCTGGCCGTGACTGGTCGTGGCAAAGAAGACGAGTGGATAGACAAAGTTTTGACAATACTGTTGAAATTAGATGTGAATCTGGTGTTAGTCCACGGGGTAGCGAATGAAAAAATGTCTCAGCAGTGTACGGAACATTCCGTCCTCGTAATCGAGAGGATGAAGCCGGCCATTTTGAAAGACTTTGCGGAAACGACAGGAGCCGTCGCTGTCTCTTACGCCACGCAGCTGAGCAGATACTGCGTTGGCACCGGGGCTCGCGTCAGCGCATGGAGAGACTTCAGTCAAAATGGTGGCAAAACATCGATGGCTGTCAACGTGGCCGCTGACCACACTAGGCTGGTGACAGCCATCCTCACCAGCCACGTACCTGCCAAGCTGCAGGCCCTGGACGACCAGTTCTGGGGCTGTGCCTATCGTCTCCACCACGCCCTGGAGGACGGAAAGCTGCTCCCGGGAGCTGGAGAGTTAGAGGTCCACTGCCTCCACCACCTTCACAAGCACATGGAGGTCTGCAGAGGACAGAGACAAGACAAGGCTGCTGATAACCCGTACAGTGATACTGTGCTTCAACTCATGGCAGACGGTTTGATGGACTTTACATCTACCGTGATGGCGAACAGCGGACAGTGCTCCAAAATGGAGGCATGGACTGCGATCAGTAATCGACTTCAACGTCTGGATGGATGTGTGGAAGCTCCTCAGTGTGATTCCGCTGGGGTGGGACTAGGCTCCTCCCACGTGCTTGGTGACGGACCAGCAGGAAAGATCTACGATAACTACAAGGTGAAGATGGAGGCGTGGAGGAGAGCcctggatctggttctcctCGTGCTCCTCACAGACACGGAGATCATCACAGGCATGGAGCCTGAACCAGGAGAGGAAAATATCACGACACTTTGA